In Isoptericola variabilis 225, the genomic window AGCGCGTCGTGCGCGAGCGCGGCATCGACCCGGAGCGTCCCGCCGTCGTGTTCGTCGGCCGGATCACGAGGCAGAAGGGCCTGCCGTACCTCGTCCGGGCCGCGGCGGAGCTGCCGCCCGAGGTCCAGGTCGTCCTGTGCGCCGGCGCCCCGGACACGCCCGAGATCATGGCCGAGGTCCGCGAGCTCGTGGCCGGTCTGCGGGCGCGCCGCGGCGGCGGGGACGCGGGCGTCGTGTGGATCGAGGAGATGCTGCCGCGCGACGAGCTCGTCGCGGTCCTCGCGGCGTGCACCGTGTTCGTGTGCCCGTCGGTCTACGAGCCGCTCGGCATCGTCAACCTCGAGGCCATGGCCGTCGGCCTGCCCGTGGTCGGCACGGCGACCGGCGGGATTCCCGAGGTCGTCGACGACGGCGTCACGGGCCGGCTCGTCCCGATCGAGCAGGCCGACGACGGCACCGGCACGCCGCTCGACCCGGACCGGTTCGTCGCCGACCTCGCGGCGGCGCTCACCGACGTCGTGTCCGACCCGGCGCGCGCGGCCGAGATGGGTGCGGCGGGCCGCCGGAGGGCCGAGGACCACTTCGCGTGGAGCGCGATCGCCGAGCGGACGATGGACGTCTACCGCCGCGTGCTCGCCGGCTGAGCGCGCGGCACCCGGGTCAGCGCACCGCGCCGTAGGTCGCCGCGCTCAGCGCGTGGCGGGCCGTGCGCTCGACCTCGCGCAGCGCCGTCGAGCGCTGGTCGGCCTGCCACAGGTTGACCGCGCCGCCGTCGTCGGCCGTCGCGAGGTCGACGATCGCGAGCAGCCGCGTCGCGAGCTGCAGGACCCGGGCGCGCCGCCCGTCGAGCTCGGGCACGGGCCAGGCGTGCGTCGACGAGGCGCGCACGCGCTCGATGGCGTCGGCCGCGTCGTCCCGCCAGCGGGCGACGTCGAGCGAGTCGAGCGCCTCGGTCGCCGTGACCAGGCTTGTACGAAGCTCGCGCTCGGCGTCCGCGAGCGAGCCGACCGCCCCGGCCACGAGCGTCGACCAGGGGCCGACCTCGCGCAGCTCCCACGTGACGAGGTGGCCCGGCTCGAGCACGCTGCCGAACTCGGTGATGCGCGGGACCGCCGCCCACGAGCCCTCGGGCGTCGTGACGAGCACGCACTCGCCCGCGTCGGTCGCGTCCGCCGTCGCGTCCGCCGGCACGCCCGAGGGGTCGCCCGGGGCCGGCAGCAGCGCGCAGACCTCGCGCGGTCCGCCGAGCCAGCGCGTGACGAGCTCGCGCAGGCCGGTCTGCCCGTCGGGGCCGTCCAGGCCCACGACCGCATGCGGCTCGTCGTCGCCCTGGACGCTGCGCACCGCGACGCCGGGGGAGGCGCCCACGGCCTGCAGCCACAGGGCCAGCACGACGCTGCGCGGCAGGGCGGTCGGGTCCGGGCTCACGGAGGTCAGGGTAGACGCTCGAGGTGACGCCCTGCTCCGGTAGGGTCGGGGCTCATGAGCTCCGTTCTCGACCTGAAGGGCGTCACCGTCCGGCGCGGCAGGAAGAACATCGTCGACAAGGTCGACTGGCACGTCGAGGAGGGCGAGCGCTGGGTCGTCCTCGGCCCCAACGGAGCGGGCAAGACGACGCTGCTGCAGATCCTCGCCGCGCGCATGCACCCGACGTCGGGCACCGCCGACGTCTTGGGGGAGCGGCTCGGGCGCACCGACATGTTCGAGCTGCGCCCGCGCATCGGCTTCTCCTCGGCGGCGCTCGCGGACAAGATCCCGCCCCACGAGGTCGTGCGCGACGTCGTGCTCACGGCCGCGTACGGCGTCACGGGCCGCTGGCGCGAGGACTACGAGGAGTTCGACGAGCGTCGCGCGGCCGACCTGCTCGCGGCGTTCGACGTCGCCCAGCTCGCCGACCGCGAGTACGGGACGCTGAGCGAGGGCGAGCGCAAGCGCGTGCAGATCGCGCGGGCGCTCATGACCGACCCGGAGATGCTCCTGCTCGACGAGCCCGCGGCGGGCCTCGACCTGTCGGGCCGCGAGGAGCTCGTCGGCGCGCTCGCCGAGCTCGCGGGCGACCCGGCCTCGCCCGTGCTGATCCTCGTCACGCACCACGTCGAGGAGATCCCGCCGGGCTTCACGCACCTGCTCCTCCTCGCCGACGGGCGCGTCCGGGCCGCCGGCCCGATCGAGGACGTGCTCACGGCCGACAACCTCTCCGAGGCGTTCGGGCTGCCGCTGCTCGTCGCGCACGGCGGCGGCCGCTGGCTCGCGCGCGCCGCCCGACCTGCCGGGCGGTGATTCACCTCCCGCGCACGGGGTAGTGTTGGTAAAGTTCCAGCAAAACCCCGTGCTCGGAGGTAACGATGGAAGGCTGGCTCTGGTGGCTGGGCGCCGCGCTGGTGCTCGCCGTCGTCGAGATGCTGTCGCTCGACCTCGTCCTGATCATGCTCGCGGGCGGGGCCGCCGCCGGTGCCGTGACCGCCGCCGCGGGCGGTCCCTTCTGGCTGCAGATCGTCGTCGCGTGCCTCGTCGCGGCGCTGCTGCTCTTCACGCTGCGTCCCTGGCTGCTGCGCCACCTGCGCGACCGCGTGCCGCTCGTCGAGACGAACGCCGCCGCCCACGTCGGCCGGCTCGCGCTCGTCGTCGCCGACGTCACCGAGACCTCGGGCCGGGTCAAGCTCGCCGGCGAGGTCTGGAGCGCGCGGCTCGTCGACGACGGCCGGCCGGGCTCCTCGGGCAGCGTGCCCGAGGGCACCGAGGTGCGGGTCGTGCGGATCGACGGCGCGACGGCCGTCGTCGAGCCGGTCGCGACCTCGCACGAGCACCCCGAGCACTCGGCCTGAGCACGATCCCAGCCCGCTCCACCTCGACAAGAAGGGGACGTCGTGTCCGACACCTCACCCGGGCAGCTCGCGCTGACCTTGGTCCTCATCCTCGTCGCGATCGTCGTGATCGTGGCCCTGTTCCGGGCAGTACGGATCGTGCCGCAGGCGACCGCGCTGATCATCGAGCGCCTCGGCCGCTACAGCAAGACCTTCGAGCCCGGGCTGCACCTGCTGGTGCCGTTCGTCGACCGGGTGCGCGCCGGCGTCGACCTGCGCGAGCAGGTCGTGTCCTTCCCGCCGCAGCCCGTGATCACGAGCGACAACCTCGTGGTCAGCATCGACACGGTCATCTACTTCCAGGTGACGGACCCCAAGTCGGCCGTCTACGAGATCGCCAACTACATCACCGGTATCGAGCAGCTCACCGTCACGACGCTCCGCAACGTCGTCGGCTCGATGGACCTCGAGCAGACCCTCACCAGCCGCGACCAGATCAACGGTCAGCTCCGCGGCGTGCTCGACGAGGCGACGGGACGCTGGGGCGTGCGCGTCAACCGCGTCGAGCTCAAGTCGATCGACCCGCCGGCGAGCGTCCAGGGCGCGATGGAGCAGCAGATGCGCGCCGAGCGCGACCGCCGCGCCGCGATCCTCACGGCCGAGGGCGTCAAGCAGTCGCAGATCCTCACGGCCGAGGGCGAGAAGCAGTCACAGATCCTGCGGGCCGAGGGTGACGCCCAGGCGCAGATCCTCAAGGCCGAGGGTGAGGCGCGCGCGATCCTCCAGGTCTTCGGCGCCATCCACGAGGGCAACCCCGACCCGAAGCTGCTCGCGTACCAGTACTTGCAGATGCTGCCCGAGATCGCCAACGGCACGTCGTCCAAGCTGTGGGTCGTGCCGACCGAGTTCACGGCCGCGCTCGGGTCGATCGCCAAGGGCTTCGGCGGCGCCCCGGGCACGCCGGGCATCCCGGGGGAGCCGGTCGAGGAGGAGGAGGCCGGCCGGCGGCGCCCGTCGACGTACCAGCCGACGGCGCTCGAGGACGCCGGCGAGGCGCTCGCGGAGGCACGGCGTCAGGCCGAGGCCGCGACCGCCGACGCGACGAGCGCGGGGACCCGCTCGGGCTCGCCGTTCGACCCGGGTGCCGAGCGCGGTCAGCGCCCCGTGGGCGAGCGTCCGGTGCCTCCGGTCACGGGCCCCGAGCCGCGCACGCTGGGAGGCGAGCCCGACACCACCGACGAGCCGCCGGCGCCGCCGCAGCGATAATCACCGTGTGAGTGAGTACTCACTCAGTTAGGGTGGGGTCGTGCTCACCGACCCCGCCTCGCGCCGCGCGGCGCCGCTCGCCCCCGACGACCGCCGCGCCGCCATCGTCGAGGCCGTGCTTCCCCTGGTGGGGGAGCGCGGCCTCGACGTGACCTCCAAGGAGCTCGCCGCGGCCGCCGGCGTCGCCGAGGGCACGCTGTTCCGGGCGTTCGGGGACAAGACCTGCCTCGTAGGGACCGTCGCGGTCGAGGGGCTGCGGCGCGCGGCGAGCGCGGCCGAGACGCGCGAGGCCCTCGCCGCGATCGACCGCTCGCTGCCGCTTGAGGAGCGGCTCGCCCAGGTGCTCGCGATCGGGCGCCGCCAGGCCGCCGACGTGACCCGCTGGGCCGCGCACCTGCGCACGCTTCACCAACGCACCGCGCACGCCACGCCGTCGGGCGAGCAGGTCCGGGAGTTCCGCGAGCAGCTCGCGCGCCACCACGAGGAGCGGCGTGCCGCGACCGCTGAGGGCCTCCTCGCCGTCCTCGAGCCGGACCGGCACCGGCTGCGCGTGCCGCCCGAGGTCGCCGTGGCGCTCGTCGAGGCGATCGTCGCGGGGGCCCACCAGAGCGTCGAGGGCCTCGCGCCCGTCCCGGACCCCGCCGTGCTCGCCGACGCGCTCGTGCACGGCATCGCCGGGGGGTCCTGATGCTCGTCTCGCTCGTGCGCCGCTACGTGCGGCCCTACCGCGGGCAGGTCGGCGTGCTGCTCGCCCTGCAGCTCCTCGCGACGCTCGCCTCGCTGTACCTGCCCTCGCTCAACGCCGACGTCGTCGACCAGGGCGTGACCCGGGGAGACACCGCGTACGTCCTGCGCGTGGGCGCCTGGATGCTCGGCGTGAGCCTGGTCCAGGTCGTGTGCGCGATCGGCGCGGTCTACCTCGGCGCCCGCGCGGCCACCGCGCTCGGCCGCGACGTGCGGCGCGACCTCTTCGACGCGGTCCAGGGCTTCTCCGCACGCGAGCTCGGCCGGTTCGGCGCGCCGTCGCTCATCACGCGCACGACCAACGACGTGCAGCAGGTCCAGATGGTCGTGCTCATGACGTTCACCATCATGGTGATGTCGCCGATCATGCTCGTCGGCGGCGTCGTGATGGCGCTGCAGGAGGACGTGCGCCTCTCGGGGCTGCTGCTCGTCGTCGTGCCCGTCCTGGCGGTGGCCGTGGGCCTGCTCCTGTGGCGGATGGTGCCGCACTTCCGCGCCATGCAGGAGCGCATCGACGCGATCAACGCCGTCCTGCGCGAGCAGATCACCGGCCTGCGCGTGGTCCGCGCCTTCGTGCGCGAGCGCCGCGAGCTCGAGCGCTTCGGGCGCGCCAACGAGGCGCTCTACGCGACGTCGCTCGCGGCGGGCAAGCTCATGGCGCTCGCGTTCCCCGTGGTCATGCTCGTGATGAGCGCCTCGCAGGTCGCGGTGCTGTGGTTCGGCGCGCAGGAGGTCGACCGCGGCGGCATGCAGGTCGGCTCGCTCATGGCGTTCCTCAGCTACCTCATGTACATCCTCATGGCCGTCATGATGTCGACGATGATGGTCATGATGGTCCCGCGCGCCGCCGTCGCCGCGGGGCGCATCACCGACGTCCTGGAGACCGAGACGTCCGTGACCGAGCCGGCCCGTCCCGTCCCGCTCGCCGCGCTGTCCGACGGCGCCGGGCCGCGTGGACGCGTCGCCTTCGAGGCCGTGGAGCTGCGGTACCCCGGCGCCGACGCGCCGGTCCTGGCCGACGTCACCTTCACGGCCGAGCCCGGCACGGTGACCGCGGTCATCGGCTCGACGGGTGCCGGCAAGACGACGCTGCTCAACCTCGTGCCGCGGCTGTTCGATGTCACGGCCGGTCGCGTCACGGTCGACGGCGTCGACGTGCGCGACCTGGCGAGCGACGACCTGGGCTCGCTGCTGGGCCTCGTGCCCCAGAAGGCATTCCTGTTCAGCGGGACCGTCGCGAGCAACCTGCGCTACGGCAAGCCGGACGCGACCGAGGACGAGATGTGGGAGGCGCTCGAGGTCGCCCAGGCCCGCGACTTCGTCGAGGCGCTGCCGGAGGGCCTCGACGCGCCCGTCGCGCAGGGCGGCTCGACGTTCTCGGGCGGTCAGCGCCAGCGCCTCGCCATCGCGCGGGCGGTCATCCGCCGCCCGCGCGTCTACCTCTTCGACGACTCCTTCTCCGCGCTCGACTACGCCACCGACGCGCGGCTGCGCGCCGCCCTGCGGCCGCGGACCGCCGACGCCACGGTGCTCGTCGTCGCCCAGCGGGTGGCCACGATCCGTGACGCGGACCAGATCCTCGTGCTCGACCACGGGCGGATCGTCGGGCGCGGGACGCACGCCGAGCTGCTCGCCGGCAACGCGACGTACCAGGAGATCGTCGAGTCCCAGATGTCCCTCGAGGAGGCCGCATGAGCGCCGCACCCGCCCGGCCGGCGCCGCCGGCGGGCCCGCCGCCCGGCCCCCGGCACGGGCCCATGGCCCACGCGGCCGGCGCGCCCGTCGCCAAGCCGCTCGACTTCGCCGGGTCGCTGCGGCGCTTCGCGCGGACCATGCGGCCCGAACGGGCACGGGTGGCGCTGCTGACCGTGTGCGGCGTCGTGTCCGTCGCGCTCACCGTCGCCGGGCCCCGCATCCTGGGCGAGGCGACCGACGTCGTCTTCGAGGGCATGCTCGGCCGCATGCTGGCCGGCTCGCTGCCCGCCGGCACGACCGGTCCCGAGGCCGCCGACGCGCTGCGCGCCACGGGCGACGCCGGGCGGGCCGACCTGGTCGCGGCGATGGACGGGCTCGTCGTCGGTCAGGGCGTCGACGGCGGCCGGCTCGCGACGATCCTCCTGGCGGCGCTCGCGGTGTACGCCGGAGCGTTCGTCTTCGGCTGGCTCCAGGCGCGCATCATGACCGTCGCCGTGCAGAACACGATGCGGCGGCTGCGGGACGACGTCGAGGCCAAGCTGCACCGGGTGCCGCTCGCCTACGCCGACTCCCAGCGCCGGGGCGAGATCCTCTCGCGCGTCACGAACGACATCGACAACGTGGCCCAGACGACGACGCAGACGCTCGCCCAGCTCGTCACGTCGCTGCTCACGGTCGTGGGCGTGCTCGCGATGATGTTCTGGATCTCGTGGGTCCTGGCACTGGTCGCGCTCGTGACCGTGCCGCTGTCGATCCTCGTCACGGTGCAGATCGCCAAGCGCTCGCAGCCGCAGTTCGTCGCGCAGTGGGCGGCGACGGGGCGGCTCAACGCGCACGTGGAGGAGATGTTCACCGGCCACGCCCTCGTCAAGGTGTACGGGCGCCAGCGCGACGCCGCCGAGCGCTTCGCGCAGGAGAACGACGCGCTGTACGACTCGACGTCGCGGGCGCAGTTCATCTCGGGCACGATCCAGCCCTCGATGGGCTTCCTCGCCAACCTCAACTACGTGCTCGTGGCCGTCATCGGCGGCCTGCGCGTCGCGTCGGGCCAGCTGTCGATCGGCGACGTGCAGGCGTTCATCCAGTACTCGCGCCAGTTCACCCAGCCGCTGACGCAGGTGGCCTCGATGATGAACCTGCTCCAGTCCGGCGTCGCGTCCGCCGAGCGCGTCTTCGAGCTGCTCGACGCCCCGGAGCAGACGCCGGACCCCGAGCCCGCGCGCGAGCTCGACCGGGTGCGCGGCCGCGTCGCCTTCGAGGACGTCTCGTTCTCCTACGTCGAGGACGCCCCGCTCATCGAACACCTCGACCTGGTGGCCGAGCCCGGGCGGACGGTCGCGATCGTGGGCCCCACCGGAGCCGGCAAGACGACGCTGGTCAACCTGCTCATGCGGTTCTACGAGGTCGACTCCGGTCGCATCACGCTCGACGGCGTCGACGTGCGCGAGCTGACGCGCGAGGGCCTGCGCTCGCGCGTCGGCATGGTGCTGCAGGACACCTGGCTGTTCCGCGGCACGATCGAGGAGAACCTGCGCTACGGCGTGCGCGACGGCGCGGACCTGTCCCGCGAGGACTTCCTCGCCGCGACACGCGCCACGCACGTCGACCAGTTCGTGCGCACGCTGCCCGACGGGTACGACACGATGCTCGACGACGAGGCGACGAGCCTGTCGGCGGGGGAGAAGCAGCTGCTCACGATCGCGCGCGCGTTCCTCGCCGACCCGGAGATCCTCGTCCTGGACGAGGCGACGAGCTCGGTCGACACGCGCACGGAGGTGCTGGTCCAGCACGCGATGAACGCCCTGCGCTCGGGGCGGACATCGTTCGTCATCGCGCACCGCCTGTCCACGATCCGGGACGCCGACCTCATCGTGGTGATGGAGCACGGCCGGATCGTCGAGCAGGGCGACCACGAGTCGCTGCTCGCGGCGGACGGCGCCTACGCGCGCCTGTACGCGAGCCAGTTCGCGGCGCCCGTCGTCGACGAGGACGAGGTCGTCGCCGACGCGAGGAGTGCCTGACCGGGGCGGTCCGTGGCAGGGTGTGCGCCGTGAACGCCACCCTCGACGACCGGGTCACCACCGCGCCTCCACGCCGGCACGCCGCGCCGCCCCGGGTGCGCGAGCGGGCCGGGCGCCGGGGCGGGACGCTCGCCGCGGGCGTCCTGCTCGGCGCCGCCGTCGTGCTGGCGCTGCTCGTGGCCGGCATGCTCGCCCCGCACGTGCCCGTGCTCGGCCTCGCGGGCGTCACCGCGTCGGCCTACCTGGCGTGGGCCCTGCTCGGCGCCGCCGTCGTCACCGTCCTCGCCGCGATCCTGCTCATGCGCCGCGGCGGTGTCGTGCGCGTCGCCGCGACGACGCTCGGCCTCGCGGCGCTCGCGGGCTCGGTGGTCGTCGGCTGGCAGCAGCTCTCGGTCGCTCGCGAGCACCGCGTCGCGGTCGACGTCGGCGGCCTGTTCGCGCTCACGGGGTCCCGCGCCGAGCCCGACGCGTCCGCCGCCTACGGCGAGCACGAGGGCCGGCCGCTCGGGCTGTCGCTGTGGGAGCCCGCCGGGTCGGGTGCCGGCGCGGCACCGGTCGTCGTGCTCCTGCACGGGGGCGGCTGGACGTCGCAGGACCGGCTCGAGCGCACGACCACGGCGCACGCGACCTGGTTCGCGGAGCAGGGGTACCTCGCGATCAGCGTCGACTACCCGCTGTCCGACGACGAGCACCACCTGTGGGAGGTGGCCGAGCCGCAGGTGGCCTGCGCGCTGTCGTGGGTGCAGGACAACGCCGCCCGGCACGGCGGCGACCCGGGCCGCGTCTTCCTCGTGGGCGCCTCCGCGGGCGGCAACCTCGCCCTCGACGTGGCGTACCGGGCAGCGGCCGGGGACCTCGACCCGGCGTGCGGGTCCGCGCCGCCGGTCGTCGCCGCCGTGAGCACGCTGTACCCGGTGGCGTCGCCCGCCGCGTTCGCCGCCGGCGCCGACCCGCTGCTGGGCGGTGCGGCGCGCGACACGGCCATCGCGTACACGGGCGGCACGCCCGAGGGCGTGCCCGAGCGGTACGCGGCCGTGACCCCGGCCGAGCACGTGACCGACGCGGCCCCGCCGACGCTCGTCGTCGCCGGGGCGGCGGACCACCTGGTGCCGCCCGCCGGCGCGGTCGACCTGGCGGCGACGCTCGAGGACGCCGGCGTGTCGCACGAGCTCGTGGTGCTGCCCGCCGCCGGGCACCGCTTCGACGCCGCGCCCGGCGGCGTCGGCACGCAGGTGTGGCGCGAGCTCACGCTGCGCTGGTTCGATCTTCACGGGCGGGCGCCGACGACGCCCTGAGCCCGCGTCTGGCACGCTGTGCCCGTGACGCTCTTCACAGCACCCGTCGACCACACGCCCGACCTGACCCTGGCGCACCGCCGCGCCGACGCCGTCGTGACCGTCCTCGGCGCCGACGGCACGCCGCTCGACGACACCGAGGTCGTCGTCGAGCAGACCCGCCACGCCTTCGGCTTCGGCTGCATCGGCTTCGACCTCGTCGACCTCGCCAACGGCACGTCCGCCGACCCCGACTACGACAACGTTTTCGCAGAACGCTGGCTCGACGTCTTCAACACCACGACCCTGCCGTTCTACTGGGGCACGTTCGAGCCCGAGGAGCAGGGCAAGCCCCGCACGGCCGAGCTGCAGGCCGCCGCCTGGTGGTTCGCCGACCGCGGCGTGGCCGTCAAGGGCCACCCGCTCGTGTGGCACACCGTGCAGCCGAGGTGGCTGCTCGGCCGCCCGCTCGAGGAGGTCGAGCGCCTCCAGCGCGAGCGCATCCGGCGCGACGTCGCGGACTTCGCCGGCGTCATCGACACCTGGGACGCGATCAACGAGGTCGTGATCATGCCGGTGTTCACCGCCGAGGAGAACGCCATCACGCCGCTCGCGCGCGTCAAGGGCCGCGTCGAGATGATCCGCATGGCGTTCGAGGAGGCGCGCGCGGCGAACCCGCACGCGACGCTGCTGCTCAACGACTTCGACATGTCGACCGCGTACGAGTGCCTCATCGAGGCCGTGCTGGAGGCCGGCATCCGCATCGACTACCTCGGGCTGCAGAGCCACATGCACCAGGGCTACTGGGGCGAGGAGAAGACGCTGCGCATCCTCGAGCGGTTCTCGCGCTACGGCATCCCGATCCACTTCACCGAGACCACGCTGCTCTCGGGCGACCTCATGCCGCCCGAGATCGTCGACCTCAACGACTACCAGGTCGAGACCTGGCCCTCGACGCCCGAGGGCGAGGAGCGCCAGGCCGACGAGGTCGAGCGCCACTACCGGACGCTCCTGAGCCACCCCGCCGTCGAGGCCGCGACGTACTGGGGCCTGTCCGACCGCGGCATGTGGCTGGGCGCGCCCGGCGGCCTGCTGCGGGCCGACGGGTCGCCCAAGCCCGCGTACGAGCGGCTGCGCCGGCTGGTCAAGGAGGAGTGGTGGCTCCCCCCGACCCGGCTGCGCACCGACGAGGCGGGGCGCGTCCGGGTCGAGGGGTTCCGCGGCGACTACCGCGTGTCGCTGCCCGACGGCGGCGCCTCGGCCGAGTTCGGCCTCACCGAATCAGGGGAGCGGACGCTCACGCTGACGACACGCTGAGGGTCGCGCCGACGGTCGCGGGCGTCTCCACGGCGTCCGCGACCGCCCGCGCCACCTGGGAGCGGGCCACGGCCATGCCGACGGTCGAGTCGTCGGTCGTGACGTGCGCGGGCGCCGCGACGTCGTCGTCGGTGAGCGAGACGGGACGCACGAGCGTCCAGTCCAGC contains:
- the glgA gene encoding glycogen synthase, translated to MRVDLLSREYPPHVYGGAGVHVAELSAVLRPHADVRVRCFDGPRSPEEEAAGVTGYDVPPSLAGANPALGTLGVDLQMADDVAGADVVHSHTWYANMAGHLGGLLHGVPHVVTAHSLEPLRPWKAEQLGGGYALSSWAERTAYLGAAGIIAVSAGMRADILRCYPELDPEKVHVVHNGIDLSGWRRPPAGDPQAERVVRERGIDPERPAVVFVGRITRQKGLPYLVRAAAELPPEVQVVLCAGAPDTPEIMAEVRELVAGLRARRGGGDAGVVWIEEMLPRDELVAVLAACTVFVCPSVYEPLGIVNLEAMAVGLPVVGTATGGIPEVVDDGVTGRLVPIEQADDGTGTPLDPDRFVADLAAALTDVVSDPARAAEMGAAGRRRAEDHFAWSAIAERTMDVYRRVLAG
- a CDS encoding ABC transporter ATP-binding protein, with the protein product MSSVLDLKGVTVRRGRKNIVDKVDWHVEEGERWVVLGPNGAGKTTLLQILAARMHPTSGTADVLGERLGRTDMFELRPRIGFSSAALADKIPPHEVVRDVVLTAAYGVTGRWREDYEEFDERRAADLLAAFDVAQLADREYGTLSEGERKRVQIARALMTDPEMLLLDEPAAGLDLSGREELVGALAELAGDPASPVLILVTHHVEEIPPGFTHLLLLADGRVRAAGPIEDVLTADNLSEAFGLPLLVAHGGGRWLARAARPAGR
- a CDS encoding NfeD family protein, giving the protein MEGWLWWLGAALVLAVVEMLSLDLVLIMLAGGAAAGAVTAAAGGPFWLQIVVACLVAALLLFTLRPWLLRHLRDRVPLVETNAAAHVGRLALVVADVTETSGRVKLAGEVWSARLVDDGRPGSSGSVPEGTEVRVVRIDGATAVVEPVATSHEHPEHSA
- a CDS encoding SPFH domain-containing protein produces the protein MSDTSPGQLALTLVLILVAIVVIVALFRAVRIVPQATALIIERLGRYSKTFEPGLHLLVPFVDRVRAGVDLREQVVSFPPQPVITSDNLVVSIDTVIYFQVTDPKSAVYEIANYITGIEQLTVTTLRNVVGSMDLEQTLTSRDQINGQLRGVLDEATGRWGVRVNRVELKSIDPPASVQGAMEQQMRAERDRRAAILTAEGVKQSQILTAEGEKQSQILRAEGDAQAQILKAEGEARAILQVFGAIHEGNPDPKLLAYQYLQMLPEIANGTSSKLWVVPTEFTAALGSIAKGFGGAPGTPGIPGEPVEEEEAGRRRPSTYQPTALEDAGEALAEARRQAEAATADATSAGTRSGSPFDPGAERGQRPVGERPVPPVTGPEPRTLGGEPDTTDEPPAPPQR
- a CDS encoding TetR/AcrR family transcriptional regulator, giving the protein MLTDPASRRAAPLAPDDRRAAIVEAVLPLVGERGLDVTSKELAAAAGVAEGTLFRAFGDKTCLVGTVAVEGLRRAASAAETREALAAIDRSLPLEERLAQVLAIGRRQAADVTRWAAHLRTLHQRTAHATPSGEQVREFREQLARHHEERRAATAEGLLAVLEPDRHRLRVPPEVAVALVEAIVAGAHQSVEGLAPVPDPAVLADALVHGIAGGS
- a CDS encoding ABC transporter ATP-binding protein, which gives rise to MLVSLVRRYVRPYRGQVGVLLALQLLATLASLYLPSLNADVVDQGVTRGDTAYVLRVGAWMLGVSLVQVVCAIGAVYLGARAATALGRDVRRDLFDAVQGFSARELGRFGAPSLITRTTNDVQQVQMVVLMTFTIMVMSPIMLVGGVVMALQEDVRLSGLLLVVVPVLAVAVGLLLWRMVPHFRAMQERIDAINAVLREQITGLRVVRAFVRERRELERFGRANEALYATSLAAGKLMALAFPVVMLVMSASQVAVLWFGAQEVDRGGMQVGSLMAFLSYLMYILMAVMMSTMMVMMVPRAAVAAGRITDVLETETSVTEPARPVPLAALSDGAGPRGRVAFEAVELRYPGADAPVLADVTFTAEPGTVTAVIGSTGAGKTTLLNLVPRLFDVTAGRVTVDGVDVRDLASDDLGSLLGLVPQKAFLFSGTVASNLRYGKPDATEDEMWEALEVAQARDFVEALPEGLDAPVAQGGSTFSGGQRQRLAIARAVIRRPRVYLFDDSFSALDYATDARLRAALRPRTADATVLVVAQRVATIRDADQILVLDHGRIVGRGTHAELLAGNATYQEIVESQMSLEEAA
- a CDS encoding ABC transporter ATP-binding protein; translated protein: MSAAPARPAPPAGPPPGPRHGPMAHAAGAPVAKPLDFAGSLRRFARTMRPERARVALLTVCGVVSVALTVAGPRILGEATDVVFEGMLGRMLAGSLPAGTTGPEAADALRATGDAGRADLVAAMDGLVVGQGVDGGRLATILLAALAVYAGAFVFGWLQARIMTVAVQNTMRRLRDDVEAKLHRVPLAYADSQRRGEILSRVTNDIDNVAQTTTQTLAQLVTSLLTVVGVLAMMFWISWVLALVALVTVPLSILVTVQIAKRSQPQFVAQWAATGRLNAHVEEMFTGHALVKVYGRQRDAAERFAQENDALYDSTSRAQFISGTIQPSMGFLANLNYVLVAVIGGLRVASGQLSIGDVQAFIQYSRQFTQPLTQVASMMNLLQSGVASAERVFELLDAPEQTPDPEPARELDRVRGRVAFEDVSFSYVEDAPLIEHLDLVAEPGRTVAIVGPTGAGKTTLVNLLMRFYEVDSGRITLDGVDVRELTREGLRSRVGMVLQDTWLFRGTIEENLRYGVRDGADLSREDFLAATRATHVDQFVRTLPDGYDTMLDDEATSLSAGEKQLLTIARAFLADPEILVLDEATSSVDTRTEVLVQHAMNALRSGRTSFVIAHRLSTIRDADLIVVMEHGRIVEQGDHESLLAADGAYARLYASQFAAPVVDEDEVVADARSA
- a CDS encoding alpha/beta hydrolase, whose translation is MNATLDDRVTTAPPRRHAAPPRVRERAGRRGGTLAAGVLLGAAVVLALLVAGMLAPHVPVLGLAGVTASAYLAWALLGAAVVTVLAAILLMRRGGVVRVAATTLGLAALAGSVVVGWQQLSVAREHRVAVDVGGLFALTGSRAEPDASAAYGEHEGRPLGLSLWEPAGSGAGAAPVVVLLHGGGWTSQDRLERTTTAHATWFAEQGYLAISVDYPLSDDEHHLWEVAEPQVACALSWVQDNAARHGGDPGRVFLVGASAGGNLALDVAYRAAAGDLDPACGSAPPVVAAVSTLYPVASPAAFAAGADPLLGGAARDTAIAYTGGTPEGVPERYAAVTPAEHVTDAAPPTLVVAGAADHLVPPAGAVDLAATLEDAGVSHELVVLPAAGHRFDAAPGGVGTQVWRELTLRWFDLHGRAPTTP
- a CDS encoding endo-1,4-beta-xylanase; its protein translation is MPVTLFTAPVDHTPDLTLAHRRADAVVTVLGADGTPLDDTEVVVEQTRHAFGFGCIGFDLVDLANGTSADPDYDNVFAERWLDVFNTTTLPFYWGTFEPEEQGKPRTAELQAAAWWFADRGVAVKGHPLVWHTVQPRWLLGRPLEEVERLQRERIRRDVADFAGVIDTWDAINEVVIMPVFTAEENAITPLARVKGRVEMIRMAFEEARAANPHATLLLNDFDMSTAYECLIEAVLEAGIRIDYLGLQSHMHQGYWGEEKTLRILERFSRYGIPIHFTETTLLSGDLMPPEIVDLNDYQVETWPSTPEGEERQADEVERHYRTLLSHPAVEAATYWGLSDRGMWLGAPGGLLRADGSPKPAYERLRRLVKEEWWLPPTRLRTDEAGRVRVEGFRGDYRVSLPDGGASAEFGLTESGERTLTLTTR